In Rheinheimera sp. MM224, one DNA window encodes the following:
- a CDS encoding catalase, giving the protein MSKVPPLTNATGAPVPDNTNTMTAGPRGPALLQDIWLLEKLAHFDREVIPERRMHAKGAGAYGTFTVTHDISRYTRAKIFSQIGKKTDLFLRFSTVAGERGAADAERDIRGFAVKFYTEEGNWDIVGNNTPVFFFRDPMRFPDLNHAVKRDPRTGLRSAENNWDFWTLLPEALHQVTIVMSDRGIPATYRHMHGFGSHTFSFINAANERYWVKFHFHTHQGIKNLSAEESELVIGKDRESHLRDLYDCIEAGDYPRWTLKVQIMTEQQAATHKHNPFDLTKVWPHKDYPLHEVGVMELNKNPENHFAEVEQAAFSPANVVPGVSFSPDRMLQARLFSYGDAQRYRLGVNFNHIPVNAPRCPFHSYHRDGQMRTDGNLGGTISYQPNSKGVWDNRPEYAEPALAMTGAADRYDHYVDDDHYEQPGNLFRLMTPEKQQFLFANTAANLAGVSKDIQDRHIANCTKADPAYGAGVAKALGR; this is encoded by the coding sequence ATGAGCAAGGTACCCCCTTTAACCAATGCCACAGGCGCCCCGGTTCCGGACAATACCAATACCATGACTGCCGGCCCACGCGGCCCGGCTTTATTGCAGGATATCTGGCTTTTAGAGAAGCTGGCCCATTTTGACCGCGAAGTAATTCCAGAGCGGCGTATGCATGCCAAAGGCGCTGGTGCTTACGGCACCTTCACAGTCACTCACGACATCAGCCGTTACACCAGAGCGAAGATATTTTCTCAAATAGGTAAAAAGACTGACCTGTTTTTGCGTTTTTCCACTGTCGCAGGTGAACGTGGTGCGGCTGATGCTGAGCGGGATATTCGTGGTTTTGCTGTGAAGTTTTATACCGAAGAAGGCAACTGGGATATTGTCGGCAACAATACGCCGGTATTTTTCTTTCGTGATCCTATGCGTTTCCCTGACCTAAACCACGCAGTAAAACGAGACCCGCGCACAGGCTTACGCAGTGCCGAAAACAACTGGGACTTCTGGACTTTATTACCTGAAGCCTTGCACCAGGTGACTATAGTGATGAGCGACAGAGGTATTCCGGCCACCTACCGTCATATGCATGGTTTTGGCAGCCATACCTTTAGTTTTATTAACGCCGCCAATGAAAGATATTGGGTGAAATTCCATTTTCACACTCACCAGGGTATTAAAAACCTGAGTGCTGAAGAATCTGAGCTGGTGATAGGTAAAGACAGAGAAAGCCATTTACGCGATTTGTACGACTGCATAGAAGCAGGTGATTATCCGCGCTGGACCTTAAAAGTGCAGATCATGACTGAGCAGCAAGCCGCTACTCATAAACATAATCCTTTTGATTTAACCAAAGTCTGGCCACATAAAGACTATCCGCTGCATGAAGTTGGCGTGATGGAGCTGAATAAAAACCCGGAAAACCACTTTGCTGAAGTAGAGCAAGCGGCGTTTTCACCGGCCAATGTAGTACCAGGCGTTAGTTTTTCACCGGACAGGATGTTACAGGCGCGGTTATTTTCTTATGGAGACGCCCAGCGTTATCGCTTAGGTGTGAACTTTAACCATATACCGGTTAATGCCCCACGCTGCCCTTTCCATAGCTACCACAGAGACGGCCAGATGCGTACAGATGGTAATTTAGGTGGCACTATCAGCTATCAGCCCAATTCAAAAGGAGTATGGGATAACAGGCCTGAATATGCCGAACCCGCTTTGGCGATGACAGGCGCGGCAGATCGTTACGATCATTATGTTGATGACGATCATTACGAACAACCTGGCAATTTATTCCGGTTGATGACGCCGGAAAAACAACAGTTCCTGTTTGCCAATACAGCAGCCAATCTGGCTGGTGTATCCAAAGATATTCAGGACAGGCATATTGCCAACTGCACTAAAGCTGATCCGGCTTATGGCGCTGGCGTAGCTAAAGCCTTGGGCCGATAA